One Myotis daubentonii chromosome 12, mMyoDau2.1, whole genome shotgun sequence genomic region harbors:
- the LOC132213411 gene encoding elongin-B-like, whose product MDVFLTIRRHKTTIFTDAKESSTVFELKRIVEGILKRPPDEQRLYKDDQLLDDSKTLGECGFTSQTARPQTPATVGLAFRADDAFEALRIEPFSSPPELPDVMKPQGSGSSANEQAVQ is encoded by the coding sequence ATGGACGTGTTCCTTACGATCCGGCGCCACAAGACCACCATCTTCACGGACGCCAAGGAGTCGAGCACCGTGTTCGAGCTGAAACGCATCGTTGAGGGCATTCTCAAGAGGCCGCCCGATGAGCAGCGGCTGTACAAGGATGACCAACTTCTGGATGACAGCAAGACACTGGGCGAGTGTGGCTTCACCAGTCAAACAGCGAGGCCCCAGACCCCAGCCACTGTGGGGCTGGCCTTCCGGGCAGATGATGCGTTTGAAGCTCTGCGCATTGAGCCCTTCTCCAGCCCTCCAGAGCTGCCTGACGTGATGAAGCCACAGGGCTCAGGAAGCAGTGCCAATGAACAAGCTGTGCAGTGA